Proteins encoded by one window of Clostridium bornimense:
- a CDS encoding flagellin encodes MRLMHNMASLSTYRTYKKSLTAQSNSISNISTGLKVSAAKDDPSALSKSESIKMKIRSLQMASRNAQDSVSLIQTTEGGLDEVSNCLQRMRELTIQCDGTKTDDEKEMISKEIEQLKKGINDLVNNTSMNNVNIINGDLEKSLKVPSGANSGEFIEIPVINMNLDAFPSGENSDMNLQDVDVNDMEKSLSIIDESINKLSLHRGKLGGVSNRFESCYNDLEEISIRLEAADSSLVDADVATEMMNLAKNDVLVTAGISIMQQTNNFPQDVLRILQGI; translated from the coding sequence ATGAGATTAATGCATAATATGGCATCGTTAAGCACTTATAGGACATATAAAAAAAGTCTAACAGCTCAATCTAATAGTATAAGCAATATTTCCACGGGATTAAAAGTAAGTGCAGCTAAAGATGACCCTAGTGCTTTATCTAAATCTGAAAGCATAAAGATGAAAATAAGAAGCCTTCAAATGGCATCTAGAAATGCACAGGATAGTGTTTCATTAATACAAACAACTGAAGGTGGATTAGATGAAGTCTCAAATTGCCTTCAAAGAATGAGAGAGCTAACTATTCAATGCGACGGAACAAAGACAGATGATGAAAAAGAGATGATATCAAAAGAGATTGAACAGTTGAAAAAAGGTATTAATGATCTTGTGAATAATACAAGTATGAATAATGTGAATATAATTAATGGTGATTTGGAAAAATCATTAAAAGTACCTTCAGGAGCTAATTCAGGAGAGTTTATTGAGATTCCTGTAATTAATATGAATTTAGATGCATTTCCCTCAGGAGAAAACTCTGATATGAATTTGCAAGATGTAGATGTAAATGATATGGAAAAGTCATTATCTATAATAGATGAATCTATAAATAAATTAAGCTTACATAGAGGAAAACTTGGAGGGGTATCAAATAGATTTGAGAGTTGTTATAATGATTTAGAGGAAATCTCTATAAGGTTAGAGGCAGCAGATAGTTCTTTAGTTGATGCAGATGTTGCAACAGAAATGATGAATTTAGCAAAGAATGATGTACTTGTTACTGCT
- the pseC gene encoding UDP-4-amino-4,6-dideoxy-N-acetyl-beta-L-altrosamine transaminase, whose amino-acid sequence MEEKLAINGGTPVRKEFLQYGRQYIDDEDISKVVEVLKGDYLTTGPYVREFEKAIANKVGSKYAVAVTSGTSALHCATLAAGLEKGDEVLVTPMTFAASANCILYVGATPVFVDIEENTGNIDVSKIEEKITYKTKAIIAVSYRGNPVKIDKIMDIAKKHNLIVIEDAAHAIGAKYKDSYVGNNANMTIFSFHPVKHITTGEGGAITTNDKELYRKLIEVRSHGITRNVDIMENKDDPWYYEQIDLGYNYRMPDINAALGASQIKKLDSFIEKRKELATLYSSMLKGNQYVTLLEDTEDGFNSEHIYVIKLNLEKLNCTRREIFSALIKENIGVNVHYIPVYFHPYYRKLGYKRGICPVCEEFYERIITLPLHVSMNRDDVISVIKALDKVFKYYSIEA is encoded by the coding sequence GTGGAAGAGAAGCTAGCAATAAATGGAGGAACTCCAGTAAGAAAAGAATTTTTACAATATGGTAGGCAATATATTGATGATGAAGATATTTCAAAAGTTGTTGAAGTTTTAAAAGGTGATTATTTAACTACAGGACCCTATGTTAGAGAATTTGAAAAGGCTATAGCAAATAAAGTAGGGTCAAAATATGCTGTGGCTGTTACAAGTGGTACGTCAGCACTTCATTGTGCTACATTAGCAGCAGGATTAGAAAAAGGTGATGAAGTATTAGTGACACCGATGACTTTTGCTGCTTCAGCTAATTGTATATTATATGTGGGAGCTACACCAGTATTTGTTGATATTGAAGAAAACACAGGAAATATTGATGTTAGCAAAATTGAAGAGAAGATAACATATAAGACTAAAGCAATAATTGCTGTATCCTATAGAGGAAATCCAGTAAAAATAGATAAAATAATGGATATTGCAAAAAAGCACAATTTAATTGTTATTGAAGATGCTGCTCATGCAATAGGTGCTAAGTATAAAGATAGTTATGTTGGTAATAATGCAAATATGACGATATTTTCTTTTCATCCTGTAAAGCATATTACTACAGGTGAAGGAGGAGCAATAACTACTAATGATAAGGAACTTTATAGAAAACTTATAGAAGTAAGATCACATGGAATAACAAGAAATGTTGATATAATGGAAAACAAAGATGATCCTTGGTATTATGAACAAATTGATTTAGGTTATAATTATAGAATGCCAGATATAAATGCAGCACTGGGAGCTTCACAAATTAAAAAATTAGATTCTTTTATTGAAAAGAGAAAAGAGTTAGCTACATTGTATTCAAGTATGTTAAAAGGTAATCAGTATGTAACTTTATTAGAGGATACTGAAGATGGATTTAACTCTGAACATATATATGTAATAAAATTGAACTTAGAAAAACTTAATTGTACGAGAAGAGAAATATTTAGTGCACTTATTAAAGAGAATATAGGAGTAAATGTTCACTATATTCCTGTTTATTTTCATCCTTACTATAGAAAGTTAGGATATAAAAGAGGAATTTGCCCAGTATGTGAAGAATTTTATGAAAGAATAATTACGTTACCATTACATGTATCAATGAATAGAGATGATGTGATATCAGTAATTAAAGCATTAGATAAGGTATTTAAATACTATAGTATAGAAGCTTAG